A single window of Crassostrea angulata isolate pt1a10 chromosome 8, ASM2561291v2, whole genome shotgun sequence DNA harbors:
- the LOC128161621 gene encoding uncharacterized protein LOC128161621, whose product MYKYTYIIMLQQSTEEFPRKYLSVGCKMRGFQCIVLFALLYTVSVDAAFGSCHGDDGNCPDNAECNGDGDGNGGYDDDNGNGDTSECECKEGFDEIDLPGITIDGQAATVCIDLGICSPFDNEVDDCGENGQCAIIQDKHGIYKAVCKCKYGYYGKFCDEVIKTTSTPYSTTGTTKKPKPWILLGGGAILLAVLLGGAAVAASSSG is encoded by the exons atgtataaatacacGTATATCATAATGTTACAACAGAGCACCGAGGAATTTCCTCGAAAATATTTGTCAGTAGGCTGCAAAATGCGAGGATTTCAATGTATCGTACTTTTTGCTTTACTTTACACAGTTTCTGTTGACGCTGCTTTCGGCAGCTGTCATGGTGATGATGGCAATTGTCCCGATAATGCCGAATGTAATGGTGACGGTGATGGTAACGGTGGCTATGATGATGATAACGGTAACGGTGATACATCGGAATGCGAGTGTAAAGAGGGCTTTGATGAGATCGATTTGCCGGGTATTACAATAGATGGCCAAGCAGCGACAGTTTGTATAG ATCTAGGCATCTGCAGTCCATTTGACAACGAAGTAGATGACTGCGGAGAAAATGGACAATGTGCCATTATCCAGGATAAACATGGAATATATAAAGCTGTCTGTAAATGCAAGTATGGATATTACGGCAAATTCTGTGACG AAGTAATCAAAACTACTTCAACACCATATTCAACGACTGGCACGACCAAGAAGCCTAAACCGTGGATCCTTCTTGGAGGAGGAGCAATTCTGCTTGCTGTTCTCCTCGGAGGAGCTGCAGTCGCGGCGTCCTCATCTGGCTAA